A window from Rhizobium sp. BG4 encodes these proteins:
- a CDS encoding HlyD family type I secretion periplasmic adaptor subunit — MSTSFSRAIDDSWHFGGEDAVRLSKATRVVKLFLLLLIVAIGWASFAVLDEVSTGDGKVVPIRREQVIQSLEGGIVSTLKVQENQIVEAGQLLAQLDPTLTESDVGESTAKYRAALASSARLTAEVNQTPLVFPDELKSDPDLIATETKLYDARLGNLKQTLKWLDESLALSRQELSVNEGLSEMGAASSVEIIRLKREQAELELKKVEATTQYVVEAREQLSKANADVASLRSVIKGRSDSLARLTLRSPVRGIVKNIEVSTIGGVVPPNGKLMDIIPLGDQLMIEARMSPRDIAFVHPDQRATVKITAYDYAIYGGLEGKVVTISPDTIQDEVDPEIYYYRVFVKTEKDALSNAAGKQFPISPGMIATVDIHTGEKSVLDYLIKPFNKAREAMRER, encoded by the coding sequence ATGAGCACCTCTTTTTCCCGCGCCATCGACGATAGCTGGCATTTCGGCGGCGAAGATGCCGTCCGCCTCTCCAAGGCAACGCGCGTCGTCAAGCTCTTCCTGCTGCTCCTCATCGTGGCGATCGGCTGGGCGAGTTTCGCTGTTCTCGACGAGGTCTCGACCGGCGACGGCAAGGTTGTCCCGATCCGCCGCGAGCAGGTCATCCAGTCGCTGGAGGGCGGTATCGTCTCGACGCTGAAGGTTCAGGAGAACCAGATCGTCGAGGCCGGGCAGCTGCTGGCGCAGCTCGACCCGACGCTGACCGAATCCGATGTCGGTGAATCGACGGCCAAATATCGTGCAGCGCTGGCAAGCTCGGCGCGGCTGACGGCAGAGGTCAATCAGACCCCGCTTGTCTTTCCCGACGAGCTGAAAAGCGATCCCGATCTGATCGCCACCGAAACCAAGCTCTACGATGCGCGGCTTGGAAACCTGAAACAGACGCTGAAATGGCTGGACGAGTCCCTGGCGCTCAGCCGCCAGGAGCTCAGCGTTAACGAAGGCCTGAGCGAGATGGGAGCGGCAAGCAGCGTCGAGATCATCCGGCTGAAACGCGAGCAGGCTGAACTCGAGCTCAAGAAGGTCGAGGCGACGACGCAATATGTCGTCGAGGCCCGCGAGCAGCTTTCAAAGGCCAATGCCGACGTCGCCTCGCTGCGCTCGGTGATCAAGGGCCGTTCCGACAGCCTAGCGCGCCTGACGCTGCGCTCGCCGGTGCGCGGCATCGTCAAGAATATCGAGGTCTCGACAATCGGCGGCGTCGTGCCGCCGAACGGCAAGCTGATGGATATCATACCGCTCGGCGATCAGTTGATGATCGAAGCGCGCATGTCACCGCGCGATATCGCCTTCGTGCACCCGGATCAGCGGGCGACGGTGAAAATCACCGCCTATGACTACGCGATCTATGGCGGCCTGGAGGGCAAGGTCGTGACGATCTCGCCGGATACGATCCAGGACGAGGTGGATCCCGAAATCTACTATTACCGCGTCTTCGTGAAGACCGAGAAGGATGCGCTGAGCAACGCGGCCGGCAAGCAATTCCCGATTTCGCCGGGCATGATCGCAACCGTCGACATCCATACAGGCGAGAAGAGCGTGCTCGACTATCTGATCAAGCCCTTCAACAAGGCGCGTGAAGCGATGAGAGAGCGCTGA
- the rhaS gene encoding rhamnose ABC transporter substrate-binding protein, protein MKLAKKLAIGVAFAVAVMAGSASAKDIKIGLVVKSLGNGFFDAANKGAQEAAKELGGVEVIYTGPTSTTAEGQIEVINSLIAQGVDAIAISANDPDAVVPALKKAAQRGIKVISWDSGVAPEGRILQLNPSSNELIGKMCLTLVKDHLEGGKGDFAILSATTTSTNQNIWIDQMKKQLKDFAGLNLVTTVYGDDLSDKSYREAEGLLKSNPNVKVIVAPTTVGVLAASKVVEDKGLVGKVYVTGLGLPSEMAGAIKSGATKEFAIWNPIDLGYSATQIAYHLVKGDADGKPGTEIEAGRMGKIKIDDKGEAAMSDPFVYNASNIDQFSKVF, encoded by the coding sequence ATGAAACTAGCAAAGAAACTTGCAATCGGCGTGGCATTTGCCGTCGCCGTGATGGCCGGCTCGGCCAGCGCCAAGGACATCAAGATCGGTCTCGTCGTGAAGTCGCTGGGCAACGGCTTCTTCGACGCCGCCAACAAGGGCGCGCAGGAAGCAGCCAAGGAACTCGGCGGCGTGGAAGTGATTTACACCGGCCCGACCTCGACGACGGCAGAAGGCCAGATCGAAGTCATCAACTCGCTGATCGCCCAGGGCGTCGATGCGATCGCCATCTCGGCAAACGATCCGGACGCTGTCGTTCCGGCCCTCAAGAAGGCCGCGCAGCGCGGCATCAAGGTCATCTCCTGGGACTCCGGCGTTGCACCTGAAGGCCGTATCCTCCAGCTGAACCCGTCGTCCAACGAGTTGATCGGCAAGATGTGCCTGACGCTCGTCAAGGATCACCTCGAAGGCGGCAAGGGCGATTTCGCCATCCTGTCGGCAACGACGACCTCGACGAACCAGAACATCTGGATCGACCAGATGAAGAAGCAGCTGAAGGACTTCGCCGGTCTGAACCTCGTCACCACCGTGTACGGCGACGACCTCTCGGACAAGTCCTACCGCGAAGCTGAAGGTCTCCTGAAGTCCAACCCGAACGTCAAGGTCATCGTCGCTCCGACGACGGTCGGCGTTCTCGCCGCTTCCAAGGTTGTCGAAGACAAGGGCCTCGTCGGCAAGGTCTACGTGACGGGTCTCGGCCTGCCGTCCGAAATGGCCGGCGCGATCAAGTCTGGCGCGACCAAGGAATTCGCGATCTGGAACCCGATCGATCTCGGCTACTCCGCAACGCAGATCGCCTATCACCTCGTGAAGGGTGATGCCGATGGCAAGCCGGGCACGGAAATCGAAGCCGGCCGCATGGGCAAGATCAAGATCGACGACAAGGGCGAAGCCGCCATGTCCGATCCGTTCGTCTACAACGCTTCGAACATCGACCAGTTCTCCAAGGTCTTCTGA
- a CDS encoding ABC transporter permease: MARLIRKRETLLFVIIVVMIGIFSTRASDFATPSNLAGIFNDTSILIILALAQMTVILTKSIDLSVAANLAFTGMAIAMLNAAYPGIPLIVLIVAAIAIGAALGAINGFLVWALEIPPIVVTLGTLTIYRGMAFVLSGGAWVNAHQMTPTFLSVPREPILGLPVLSWVGIIIVLLMYMLLKYTQFGRSAYATGGNPTAAVYAGIDTGWTKFLAFVLSGALAGLSSYLWVSRYAVAYVDIANGFELDSVAACVIGGISIAGGVGSVIGTVLGALFLGVIKNALPVIGISPFTQMAISGTVIILAVVFNARRERNRGRIILRDKAAAEVAA; the protein is encoded by the coding sequence ATGGCAAGACTGATCAGAAAACGCGAAACCCTGCTTTTCGTCATCATAGTCGTGATGATCGGCATCTTCTCGACGCGCGCGTCCGATTTCGCGACGCCGTCGAACCTCGCCGGCATCTTCAACGATACTTCGATCCTGATCATCCTGGCGCTGGCGCAGATGACCGTCATCCTGACGAAATCGATCGACCTCTCGGTCGCCGCCAACCTTGCCTTTACCGGCATGGCGATCGCCATGCTGAACGCCGCCTATCCCGGCATCCCATTGATTGTGCTGATCGTCGCGGCGATCGCGATCGGCGCCGCACTCGGCGCCATCAACGGCTTCCTCGTCTGGGCGCTCGAAATACCGCCGATCGTGGTGACGCTGGGTACGCTGACGATCTATCGCGGCATGGCCTTCGTCCTCTCCGGCGGCGCCTGGGTGAACGCCCATCAGATGACGCCGACTTTCCTCTCCGTCCCGCGCGAGCCGATCCTCGGCCTGCCGGTCTTGAGCTGGGTCGGCATCATCATCGTGCTCTTGATGTACATGCTCCTGAAATACACGCAGTTCGGCCGCTCGGCCTATGCGACCGGCGGCAATCCGACGGCTGCCGTCTATGCCGGGATCGATACCGGCTGGACGAAGTTCCTCGCCTTCGTGCTCTCGGGCGCGCTGGCGGGCCTTTCCAGCTATCTCTGGGTCTCGCGCTATGCCGTAGCCTATGTCGATATCGCCAACGGTTTCGAGCTCGACAGCGTCGCGGCCTGCGTCATCGGCGGCATCTCGATTGCTGGTGGCGTCGGCTCGGTCATCGGCACGGTGCTCGGCGCGCTGTTCCTCGGCGTCATCAAGAACGCCCTTCCCGTTATCGGCATCTCGCCCTTCACGCAGATGGCGATCTCGGGGACGGTCATCATCCTCGCCGTCGTCTTCAACGCCCGCCGCGAACGCAATCGCGGTCGCATCATCCTGCGGGACAAGGCAGCAGCAGAGGTGGCAGCATGA
- a CDS encoding DeoR/GlpR family DNA-binding transcription regulator, with amino-acid sequence MHERERHRIIMSAVQEKSVVTIQDIAELTEASEATIRRDIAALHVQGKIRRVRGGAEAVHPPQLGNLAGRPFRVSESVNIDKKRAIARAAVDLCDPGDAIIINGGTTTFQMVHFMSGHRMQVMTNSFAIAEHLVKHSKNTVTVPGGVIYREQSLILSPFDNDAIRHFYARRFFFGAQGVGPHGIMEADAQIIQSEQKLMHQADELVVMVDSSKFRRRSSLILCPLERVSTIITDDGIPEEAVRMIEDAGIKLVIASAAAQAAREDSSSVA; translated from the coding sequence ATGCACGAACGCGAACGCCATCGCATCATCATGAGCGCGGTACAGGAAAAGTCTGTCGTCACGATTCAGGATATCGCTGAACTGACCGAGGCTTCCGAGGCCACGATCCGTCGTGACATTGCGGCCCTTCACGTGCAGGGTAAGATCCGTCGCGTTCGCGGCGGCGCCGAGGCCGTTCACCCGCCGCAGCTGGGCAATCTTGCCGGCCGTCCGTTCCGGGTGTCAGAATCAGTCAATATCGATAAGAAGCGCGCAATTGCCCGCGCAGCCGTCGATCTCTGCGATCCCGGCGACGCCATCATCATCAATGGCGGCACGACGACATTCCAGATGGTTCACTTCATGTCCGGCCACCGGATGCAGGTGATGACCAATTCCTTCGCGATCGCCGAACATCTGGTAAAGCACTCGAAGAATACGGTGACGGTTCCGGGCGGCGTGATCTATCGCGAGCAGAGCCTGATCCTGTCGCCTTTCGACAATGACGCGATCCGTCATTTCTATGCACGCCGCTTCTTCTTCGGTGCCCAGGGCGTCGGCCCGCACGGCATCATGGAAGCCGATGCGCAGATCATTCAGAGCGAACAGAAGCTGATGCATCAAGCCGACGAGCTCGTCGTCATGGTCGACTCAAGCAAGTTTCGCCGCCGCTCGAGCCTCATTCTGTGCCCGCTCGAGCGCGTTTCGACGATCATCACGGACGATGGCATCCCGGAGGAGGCCGTCCGCATGATCGAGGATGCAGGTATCAAGCTCGTGATCGCGAGCGCAGCCGCACAGGCGGCAAGGGAGGATTCCTCGTCGGTCGCCTGA
- the rhaI gene encoding L-rhamnose catabolism isomerase, translating into MTEQKIARDVIAQQNDKRATALKEDYDALGATLSRRGIDIENVTRKVSEFFVAVPSWGVGTGGTRFARFPGTGEPRGIFDKLDDCSVINELTRATPNVSLHIPWDKADAKELRAKGDALGLGFDAMNSNTFSDAPGQKHSYKYGSLSHTDAATRAQAVEHNLECIEIGKSIGSKALTVWIGDGSNFPGQSNFTKAFERYLASMGDIYKALPDDWKLFSEHKMYEPAFYSTIVQDWGTNYLIAQTLGPKAQCLVDLGHHAPNTNIEMIVARLIQFGKLGGFHFNDSKYGDDDLDAGSIEPYRLFLVFNELVDAEQRGVNDFNPAHMIDQSHNVTDPIESLINSANEIRRAYAQALLVDRKALAGYQDENDALMATETLKRAYRADVEPILAEARRRAGGAIDPVATYRASGYRKKVSAERPASAAGGGGII; encoded by the coding sequence ATGACTGAACAGAAGATCGCGCGGGATGTAATCGCGCAGCAGAACGACAAGCGCGCGACCGCGCTCAAAGAAGACTACGACGCGCTCGGCGCCACGCTTTCGCGCCGCGGCATCGATATCGAAAACGTCACCCGCAAGGTGTCCGAATTCTTCGTCGCCGTTCCCTCCTGGGGCGTCGGCACGGGCGGCACGCGCTTTGCACGCTTCCCCGGAACCGGTGAGCCGCGCGGCATCTTCGACAAGCTCGACGATTGCTCAGTCATCAACGAGCTGACGCGGGCGACGCCGAATGTCTCGCTGCATATTCCGTGGGACAAGGCCGATGCCAAGGAGCTGCGCGCCAAGGGCGATGCGCTCGGCCTCGGTTTCGATGCCATGAACTCCAACACCTTCTCGGACGCGCCCGGCCAGAAGCATTCCTACAAGTACGGCTCGCTCAGCCACACCGACGCGGCAACCCGTGCTCAGGCCGTCGAGCACAATCTCGAATGCATCGAGATTGGCAAGTCGATCGGATCCAAGGCGCTGACCGTCTGGATCGGCGACGGCTCGAACTTCCCGGGCCAGAGCAACTTCACCAAGGCTTTCGAGCGCTATCTCGCTTCGATGGGCGACATCTACAAGGCGCTGCCCGACGACTGGAAGCTGTTCTCCGAGCACAAGATGTACGAGCCGGCCTTCTACTCGACCATAGTGCAGGATTGGGGCACCAACTACCTGATTGCCCAGACGCTCGGCCCCAAGGCGCAGTGCCTCGTCGACCTCGGCCACCACGCGCCGAACACCAATATCGAGATGATCGTCGCCCGGCTGATCCAGTTCGGCAAGCTCGGCGGCTTCCATTTCAACGACTCGAAATACGGCGACGACGATCTCGATGCCGGTTCGATCGAGCCCTACCGCCTGTTCCTCGTCTTCAACGAGCTCGTCGATGCCGAACAGCGCGGCGTCAACGACTTCAATCCGGCCCATATGATCGACCAGTCGCATAACGTCACCGACCCGATCGAGAGCTTGATCAACAGCGCCAACGAAATCCGACGCGCCTATGCGCAGGCTCTGCTCGTCGACCGCAAGGCGCTCGCCGGTTATCAGGATGAGAACGACGCGCTAATGGCAACCGAAACGCTAAAGCGCGCCTACCGCGCCGATGTCGAGCCGATCCTCGCCGAAGCCCGCCGCCGCGCCGGCGGCGCCATCGACCCGGTCGCAACCTACCGCGCCAGCGGCTACCGCAAGAAGGTCTCGGCCGAGCGCCCGGCTTCGGCTGCCGGTGGTGGCGGCATCATCTAA
- a CDS encoding poly(glycerol-phosphate) alpha-glucosyltransferase, which produces MMGFISDADLAALREQVRRGCQELQHPYPAFVLFISFSSGKERAAVRMVRGATYNAVWQAGVAAIRELAEQQTGENFWLRIDWPMAVEATTFAELHRMLAGTKRNYFRLGISFDENFEHALLEQELNANAMLYGGNHNPTAEFNEGNFRAYFQSRFPITPLPAFGDDTRVHLFTSKGAFFDGDTLHDLYPTGRNAGRRIIDALSIPLLNSLIAAGSDFLADQVGADGCFVYGLHPCFDRSIDSYNTLRHASATYAMIEAYEVTRSQSLRDAIERSLTRMRDDFIVRTDLPDGRPAAFLVEANSEIKLGGNALAILALAKLAEVEGGDADHGLMSRLAAGISFMQDAESGAFRHVLDFPSVATKDAFRTIYYEGEAAFALMRLYDLTGNGALLAAVQRSFSHFIAAGYERHHDHWLAYAANELTRHCPREDYYRFAIANVAGHLDFVANRVTTFPTLLELMMASRQVLTRLEGDREHAHLLGHIDRSRFGAALERRALYLLNGHFWPELAMFMKNPARIAGSFFIRHHAFRVRIDDVEHYLSGLIAYRRQALEAAATVGLGQRNLAGDRDAPEDCPQAQPVG; this is translated from the coding sequence ATGATGGGGTTCATCTCCGACGCCGATCTCGCGGCGCTGCGCGAGCAGGTGCGGCGAGGCTGCCAGGAGCTTCAACACCCCTACCCTGCCTTCGTGCTGTTCATCTCCTTCTCCTCCGGCAAGGAGCGCGCGGCGGTCCGGATGGTGCGCGGCGCAACGTACAACGCCGTTTGGCAGGCCGGGGTCGCGGCGATACGCGAGCTTGCGGAGCAGCAAACGGGTGAGAACTTCTGGCTCCGCATCGATTGGCCGATGGCCGTCGAGGCGACGACTTTCGCTGAGCTTCACCGCATGCTCGCGGGCACCAAGCGAAACTATTTCCGGCTCGGCATCAGCTTCGATGAGAATTTCGAGCATGCCCTCCTTGAGCAGGAGCTGAACGCCAATGCGATGCTCTACGGCGGCAATCATAACCCGACGGCCGAATTCAACGAGGGCAACTTCCGCGCCTATTTTCAAAGCCGCTTCCCGATCACTCCTCTGCCAGCCTTTGGGGACGATACGCGAGTGCATCTCTTCACCAGCAAGGGCGCGTTCTTCGATGGCGATACCTTGCACGATCTCTATCCGACGGGCCGCAATGCCGGCCGGCGGATCATCGATGCGCTGAGCATACCGTTGCTCAATTCGCTGATTGCGGCCGGATCCGATTTTCTCGCCGATCAGGTCGGTGCGGACGGGTGTTTCGTCTACGGCCTGCATCCATGCTTCGACCGGAGCATCGATAGCTACAATACGCTCAGACACGCCAGCGCGACCTACGCGATGATCGAGGCCTACGAAGTCACGCGCAGCCAGTCGTTGCGCGACGCGATCGAGCGTTCTCTGACCCGCATGAGAGACGATTTCATCGTCCGCACGGATTTGCCGGATGGGCGCCCTGCCGCGTTTCTGGTCGAGGCGAATTCCGAGATCAAGCTTGGTGGCAATGCGCTGGCGATCCTTGCGCTCGCCAAGCTGGCTGAGGTGGAAGGCGGCGATGCTGATCACGGGCTGATGTCGCGGCTCGCAGCCGGCATCTCCTTTATGCAGGACGCGGAGAGCGGCGCATTCCGTCACGTTCTCGATTTCCCATCAGTCGCCACCAAGGATGCGTTCCGGACGATCTATTACGAGGGCGAGGCTGCCTTCGCGTTGATGCGCCTTTATGATCTCACCGGAAACGGGGCGTTGTTGGCAGCGGTCCAGCGGTCCTTCTCGCATTTCATCGCAGCCGGCTATGAGAGGCATCACGATCACTGGCTGGCTTATGCCGCCAACGAACTCACCCGCCATTGCCCGCGGGAGGACTACTACCGCTTCGCGATTGCCAATGTCGCCGGTCACTTGGATTTCGTCGCCAACCGGGTCACCACCTTCCCTACTCTGCTGGAGCTGATGATGGCGTCTCGGCAGGTGCTGACCCGGCTGGAGGGTGACCGAGAACACGCGCATCTGCTTGGACATATCGACCGGAGTCGTTTCGGCGCGGCCCTCGAACGCCGGGCCCTCTATCTGCTGAACGGTCACTTCTGGCCGGAACTGGCAATGTTCATGAAGAACCCTGCACGGATCGCAGGCTCATTCTTCATCCGCCATCACGCCTTCCGGGTGCGCATCGACGATGTCGAGCATTACCTGTCCGGACTGATCGCCTATCGCCGGCAGGCCTTGGAAGCCGCGGCAACCGTCGGCCTCGGCCAGCGCAATCTGGCAGGAGATCGCGACGCTCCCGAAGATTGCCCGCAGGCGCAGCCTGTCGGGTAA
- a CDS encoding sugar ABC transporter ATP-binding protein, whose protein sequence is MTTALQEPVQATRPDDAPAILEMRGISQIFPGVKALDNVSIALYPGKVTALIGENGAGKSTLVKILTGIYRPNEGEIIVDGQTVSFTSAQAAIDAGVTAIHQETVLFDELTVAENIFLGHAPKTRFRTIDWKAMNERSKELLISLESNIDPTIRLKDLSIAQRHLVAIARALSIEARIVIMDEPTAALSRKEIDDLFRIVQGLKAKGKAILFISHKFDELYEIADNFAVFRDGKAVGAGRLKETPQDTIVKMMVGRDVENAFPKIDVAIGAPVMSVEKYCHRTEFRDISFTLRKGEILGVYGLIGAGRSELSQSLFGITKPLSGRLTLEGKELSINSPLDAIRAGIVYVPEERGRHGLALPMPIYQNMTLPSLTRTSRKGFLKAAEEFALARKYAERLDLRAAALSVPVGTLSGGNQQKVVIGKWLATMPKVIILDEPTKGIDIGSKAAVHGFISELAAEGLSIIMISSELPEIIGMSDRVLVMKEGLSAGLYDRDKLSPEVLVRAATGNA, encoded by the coding sequence ATGACGACTGCCCTTCAAGAACCAGTCCAGGCCACAAGGCCCGATGACGCGCCCGCCATTCTCGAAATGCGCGGCATTTCGCAGATATTCCCGGGCGTGAAGGCGCTCGATAATGTCAGTATTGCGCTCTATCCGGGCAAGGTCACGGCGCTGATCGGCGAAAACGGCGCCGGCAAGTCGACGCTCGTCAAGATCCTCACCGGCATCTATCGCCCGAACGAAGGCGAGATTATCGTCGATGGGCAGACTGTCAGCTTTACGAGCGCGCAGGCCGCGATCGACGCAGGCGTCACCGCCATCCACCAGGAAACCGTGCTCTTCGACGAGCTGACGGTTGCCGAAAACATCTTTCTCGGCCATGCGCCGAAAACCCGCTTCCGCACCATCGACTGGAAGGCGATGAACGAGCGCTCGAAGGAGCTGCTGATCTCGCTGGAAAGCAATATCGATCCGACGATCCGCCTCAAGGACCTCTCGATCGCGCAGCGCCATCTGGTGGCGATCGCCCGTGCGCTGTCGATCGAGGCCCGGATCGTCATCATGGACGAGCCGACGGCCGCCCTTTCGCGCAAGGAAATCGACGATCTCTTCCGTATCGTCCAGGGCCTGAAGGCCAAGGGCAAGGCGATCCTCTTCATCAGCCACAAATTCGACGAGCTCTACGAGATCGCTGACAATTTCGCCGTCTTCCGCGACGGCAAGGCGGTCGGTGCCGGGCGTCTCAAGGAGACGCCGCAGGATACGATCGTCAAGATGATGGTCGGCCGCGACGTCGAGAACGCCTTCCCGAAGATCGACGTGGCGATCGGCGCTCCGGTCATGAGCGTCGAGAAATACTGTCACCGTACAGAATTCCGCGACATTTCCTTCACGCTCCGCAAGGGCGAAATCCTCGGCGTCTACGGCCTGATCGGCGCCGGCCGCTCGGAGCTCAGCCAATCGCTGTTCGGCATCACCAAGCCGCTCTCCGGCCGCCTGACACTGGAAGGCAAGGAACTGTCGATCAATTCGCCGCTCGATGCGATCCGCGCCGGTATCGTCTATGTGCCCGAAGAACGCGGCCGCCATGGCCTGGCGCTGCCGATGCCGATCTATCAGAACATGACCCTGCCGTCGCTGACGCGAACCTCGCGCAAGGGCTTCCTGAAGGCCGCGGAAGAATTCGCCCTCGCCCGCAAATATGCCGAGCGGCTGGATCTCCGCGCGGCCGCGCTCTCAGTGCCCGTCGGCACGCTTTCGGGCGGCAACCAGCAGAAGGTCGTCATCGGCAAGTGGCTGGCCACCATGCCGAAGGTCATCATTCTCGACGAGCCGACCAAGGGCATCGATATCGGCTCCAAGGCCGCCGTCCATGGCTTCATCAGCGAGCTTGCGGCCGAGGGCCTGTCGATCATCATGATCTCTTCGGAACTGCCGGAGATTATCGGCATGTCCGATCGTGTGCTGGTGATGAAGGAAGGCCTTTCGGCCGGTCTCTACGACCGCGACAAACTCTCGCCGGAAGTGCTGGTGCGCGCGGCGACCGGAAATGCGTGA
- a CDS encoding bifunctional rhamnulose-1-phosphate aldolase/short-chain dehydrogenase, translating into MAANVRLLDNRWDDSYAAKLDEPGKLLYRSNLLGADKRITNYGGGNTSAKVMETDPLNGEKVKILWVKGSGGDVGTIKLDGFATLYQDKLDSLKSIYKGVEDEDRMVGFLPHCTFNLNSRAASIDTPLHGFVPFTHVDHMHPDAIIAIAASKNSRELTQQIFGADIGWLPWRRPGFQLGLDLEAFVKANPNAKGVVLESHGLFTWANDAKACYELTLDIINKAIEWFAQQTEGKTIFGGAATESLPVAERRAIAARLMPEIRGRIGKQERKLGHFDDQDAVLEFVNSKNLRPLGALGTSCPDHFLRTKIRPLIVDFDPSKPDVDAIISGLDAALEAYRADYARYYNDCKHDNSPAMRDANPVIFLVPGVGMLSFARDKATARIASEFYVNAINVMRGASTVSEYQGLPEQEAFDIEYWLLEEAKLQRMPKPKSLAGKVAFVTGGAGGIGRATAARLMGEGACVVLADIDAEALSAAEADFAKKYSADAVRSVKLDVTREDAVISAFAESCVEFGGIDILVSNAGIASSAPIESTELSMWNKNIDILATGYFLVSREAFRLFRKQNLGGNVVFVASKNGLASSPNAAAYCTAKAAEIHLARCLALEGAEAGIRVNTVNPDAVLRGSKIWNGEWREQRAASSKIEVDDLEEHYRKRSMLKLNVFPEDIAEAIYFLASDLSAKSTGNIINVDAGNAQSFPR; encoded by the coding sequence ATGGCGGCCAACGTCCGGCTTCTTGATAACCGTTGGGATGACAGCTACGCGGCGAAACTCGATGAGCCGGGCAAGCTGCTCTACCGCTCGAACCTCCTTGGCGCCGACAAGCGCATCACCAATTACGGCGGCGGCAATACCTCTGCAAAGGTGATGGAAACCGATCCGCTGAACGGCGAAAAGGTCAAGATTCTCTGGGTCAAGGGCTCCGGCGGCGACGTCGGCACCATCAAGCTCGATGGCTTCGCGACGCTTTATCAGGACAAGCTCGACTCGCTGAAGAGCATCTACAAGGGTGTCGAGGACGAAGACCGCATGGTCGGCTTCCTGCCGCATTGCACCTTCAACCTGAACTCCCGCGCCGCGTCGATCGATACGCCGCTGCACGGCTTCGTGCCGTTCACCCATGTCGACCACATGCATCCTGACGCGATCATCGCGATTGCCGCCTCCAAGAATTCCAGGGAATTGACGCAGCAGATCTTCGGCGCCGACATCGGCTGGCTGCCCTGGCGCCGCCCGGGCTTCCAGCTCGGCCTCGATCTCGAAGCCTTCGTCAAGGCCAACCCGAATGCCAAGGGCGTCGTTCTCGAAAGCCACGGCCTGTTCACCTGGGCGAACGATGCCAAGGCCTGCTACGAGCTGACGCTCGATATCATCAACAAGGCGATCGAGTGGTTCGCGCAGCAGACCGAAGGCAAGACGATCTTCGGCGGTGCAGCGACCGAGAGCCTGCCGGTTGCCGAGCGCCGCGCCATTGCCGCCCGACTGATGCCGGAAATCCGCGGCCGCATCGGCAAGCAGGAGCGCAAGCTCGGCCATTTCGACGATCAGGATGCCGTGCTCGAGTTCGTCAATTCGAAGAACCTGCGCCCGCTCGGCGCGCTCGGCACCAGCTGCCCCGACCATTTCCTGCGCACCAAGATCCGCCCGCTGATCGTCGACTTCGATCCGTCCAAGCCGGATGTCGATGCCATCATTTCCGGTCTCGATGCGGCGCTCGAAGCCTACCGCGCCGATTACGCCCGCTATTACAATGACTGCAAGCATGACAATTCGCCCGCCATGCGCGATGCGAACCCGGTCATCTTCCTGGTGCCCGGCGTCGGCATGCTCTCGTTTGCCCGCGACAAGGCGACGGCCCGCATCGCCAGCGAGTTCTACGTCAACGCCATCAACGTCATGCGCGGCGCTTCGACGGTTTCCGAATATCAGGGCCTGCCGGAGCAGGAAGCCTTCGATATCGAATATTGGCTGCTTGAAGAAGCCAAGCTGCAGCGCATGCCGAAGCCGAAGAGCCTGGCCGGCAAGGTTGCCTTCGTCACCGGCGGCGCCGGTGGCATCGGCCGTGCAACGGCCGCCCGCCTGATGGGCGAGGGTGCCTGTGTGGTGCTCGCCGATATCGATGCCGAAGCGCTCTCTGCCGCCGAAGCCGATTTCGCCAAGAAGTACAGCGCCGACGCGGTTCGCAGCGTCAAGCTCGATGTCACCCGGGAAGATGCGGTCATCTCGGCCTTCGCCGAATCCTGCGTCGAATTCGGCGGCATCGACATTCTCGTATCCAACGCCGGTATCGCATCCTCGGCGCCGATCGAAAGCACCGAGCTTTCGATGTGGAACAAGAACATCGACATCTTGGCGACCGGTTACTTCCTCGTTTCGCGCGAGGCCTTCCGCCTGTTCCGCAAGCAAAATCTCGGCGGCAACGTCGTCTTCGTCGCCTCGAAGAACGGCCTTGCCTCGTCGCCGAATGCCGCAGCCTATTGCACGGCAAAGGCTGCGGAAATCCATCTCGCACGCTGCCTGGCGCTCGAAGGCGCGGAAGCCGGCATTCGCGTCAACACGGTCAACCCGGATGCCGTTCTGCGCGGCTCGAAGATCTGGAATGGCGAGTGGCGCGAACAGCGCGCGGCCTCCTCGAAGATCGAGGTGGACGATCTCGAGGAACATTACCGCAAGCGTTCGATGCTGAAGCTCAACGTCTTCCCGGAAGACATCGCCGAAGCCATCTACTTCCTGGCGTCCGATCTCTCGGCCAAATCGACCGGCAACATCATCAACGTTGACGCCGGCAACGCGCAGAGCTTCCCGCGGTAA